A section of the Oryza sativa Japonica Group chromosome 1, ASM3414082v1 genome encodes:
- the LOC112938323 gene encoding uncharacterized protein, producing MAASPPWANLIGALVREIATRLPCKFDRVHFAAVCRSWRESLEQLAPLPRSPALPFLILPLAEGPAVSCILSDYATHPAVVPDWVRYARYIGAYDDGWVFLSTAPPQDVDGRCVFAGIINVGPVPQGRPMIAFWRIFDPVVPGLFSGPLNPRREWDAVDVVHHHGAFHFLTQGEHIIVAKPEFHYWCPVPAMPQVDWEFRCFPSNRRGYNQQHVKARYLVKSREDLLMVVRCSPHPGQPTSAFKVFRMVPSQRARCRQYIWQRVPSLGGRMLFVGRGCSRSYEADHYPAGIAGGIYFFDDGFIQDPVMLQQPQYSCSDCGKWTESPGPMVERCFPAQGASNYSPQGWRLP from the exons ATGGCTGCCTCTCCGCCATGGGCGAACCTCATCGGCGCCCTCGTGCGCGAGATCGCCACCCGCCTCCCGTGCAAGTTCGATCGCGTGCACTTCGCCGCCGTCTGCCGATCATGGCGCGAGTCCCTCGAGCAGCTCGCTCCCCTGCCCCGGTCTCCCGCTCTGCCGTTTCTCATCCTACCGCTCGCTGAGGGGCCTGCCGTCTCCTGCATCCTGAGCGACTACGCCACCCACCCAGCCGTCGTCCCGGATTGGGTGCGGTACGCTCGCTACATCGGCGCGTACGACGATGGCTGGGTCTTCCTCTCCACTGCTCCACCTCAAG ACGTCGACGGACGATGCGTCTTCGCCGGAATCATCAACGTCGGTCCCGTCCCACAAGGCCGGCCAATGATTGCGTTCTGGCGCATCTTCGATCCGGTGGTCCCTGGCTTGTTCAGCGGCCCACTGAACCCGCGCAGGGAATGGGATGCGGTGGACGTCGTGCACCACCATGGAGCCTTCCATTTCCTCACCCAAGGGGAGCACATCATTGTGGCCAAACCGGAGTTCCACTATTGGTGTCCGGTCCCGGCTATGCCTCAAGTCGACTGGGAGTTTCGCTGCTTCCCATCGAACAGGCGCGGCTACAACCAGCAGCACGTCAAGGCGCGCTACCTAGTGAAGTCCCGCGAAGACCTGCTCATGGTCGTGAGGTGCTCCCCTCATCCTGGACAGCCGACGTCGGCGTTCAAGGTGTTCCGGATGGTGCCAAGCCAGCGGGCTCGGTGTCGGCAGTACATTTGGCAGAGGGTGCCCTCACTGGGTGGCCGGATGCTGTTCGTCGGGCGTGGCTGCTCTAGATCCTACGAGGCGGATCACTACCCCGCCGGCATCGCGGGCGGCATCTACTTCTTCGATGATGGGTTCATCCAGGACCCGGTGATGCTGCAGCAACCGCAGTACAGCTGCAGCGACTGCGGGAAATGGACGGAATCACCTGGCCCCATGGTGGAGCGCTGCTTCCCGGCACAAGGCGCATCGAACTACTCCCCCCAAGGTTGGCGTCTCCCTTGA